From a single Planctellipticum variicoloris genomic region:
- the dps gene encoding DNA starvation/stationary phase protection protein Dps, giving the protein MHRTQIDIPEEKRLEVIRILSLRLAEAIDLGLQTKQAHWNVKGPSFIALHELFDSVAEIVEEQTDEIAERIAALGGIAEGTLAAVSSRTQLPAYDLTLSTGKGHVKALSAALAAFGKGVRADIDTTDELGDAVTADLFTGVAREIDKQLWFVEAHLQAEA; this is encoded by the coding sequence ATGCATCGCACGCAGATCGATATTCCGGAAGAGAAACGCCTGGAAGTGATTCGAATTCTCAGCCTGCGGCTGGCGGAGGCGATCGATCTGGGTCTGCAGACGAAGCAGGCCCACTGGAACGTGAAGGGGCCGTCGTTCATTGCGCTGCACGAGCTGTTCGATTCGGTGGCGGAGATCGTCGAAGAGCAGACTGACGAGATTGCGGAGCGGATTGCCGCGCTGGGGGGGATTGCGGAGGGGACGCTGGCGGCGGTCAGTTCGCGGACGCAATTGCCGGCCTACGACCTGACGCTGTCGACGGGGAAGGGACATGTGAAGGCGCTGTCGGCGGCGCTGGCGGCGTTTGGTAAGGGGGTCCGGGCGGATATCGATACGACGGATGAGCTGGGGGACGCCGTGACGGCGGACTTGTTCACGGGCGTGGCGCGCGAGATCGACAAGCAGCTCTGGTTCGTGGAGGCGCACCTGCAGGCGGAGGCGTAG
- a CDS encoding PQQ-binding-like beta-propeller repeat protein gives MLAKSLLLTGALVLLPTSAFAADAVENSWPQWRGPARDGTVAGPAWPEKISGGRLTRTWRAELGPSYSGPIVVGDRVYTTETRNAKTEHVQALDRATGQKLWEVSWTGALSVPFFAKSNGDWIRSTPACDGESLYVGGMRDLLVCLDAATGSERWRLDFAEVFKSPLPAFGFVCSPLVVDDVLYVQAGGGFVKLDKRTGKVLWRTLDDGGGMNGSAFSSPILTTLNGQPQLLVQTREKLAGVEPESGKVLWSTPVEAFRGMNIVTPTRYENQLFTSSYGGGSFLFAVDPTDAAVSQVWKNKVQGYMSTPVIIGGHAYLHLRNQRFACIDLATGKEAWVSTPFGKYWSLVVQGDRILALDETGDLRLIRATPEKFDLLDEVHLTDDSTWAHLAVAGHELFIRDLKGLTACQWK, from the coding sequence ATGCTCGCGAAATCGCTCCTCCTGACCGGCGCCCTGGTCCTGTTGCCGACGTCTGCCTTTGCGGCCGACGCTGTCGAAAACTCGTGGCCGCAGTGGCGCGGCCCGGCCCGCGACGGAACCGTCGCCGGACCCGCCTGGCCCGAGAAGATCTCGGGCGGCCGACTGACCCGGACCTGGCGAGCCGAACTCGGTCCCAGCTATTCCGGACCGATCGTCGTCGGCGACCGCGTCTATACCACCGAAACCCGCAACGCGAAGACCGAGCACGTTCAGGCCCTCGACCGGGCAACCGGCCAGAAACTCTGGGAAGTCTCCTGGACCGGCGCCCTGAGCGTCCCCTTCTTCGCCAAATCCAACGGCGACTGGATCCGCTCCACCCCCGCCTGCGACGGCGAATCCCTCTACGTCGGCGGCATGCGCGACCTGCTCGTCTGCCTCGACGCCGCCACCGGGTCCGAACGCTGGCGCCTCGACTTCGCCGAGGTCTTCAAGTCGCCGCTCCCCGCCTTCGGCTTCGTCTGCTCCCCCCTCGTCGTTGACGACGTCCTCTACGTCCAGGCGGGGGGTGGATTCGTGAAGCTCGACAAACGGACGGGGAAAGTCCTCTGGCGAACCCTCGATGACGGCGGCGGCATGAACGGCAGCGCCTTCTCCTCGCCGATCCTCACCACCCTCAACGGACAACCCCAGTTGCTGGTCCAGACTCGCGAAAAACTCGCCGGCGTCGAACCCGAAAGCGGCAAGGTCCTCTGGTCAACTCCCGTCGAAGCCTTCCGCGGCATGAACATCGTCACGCCGACCCGGTACGAGAATCAGCTCTTCACCAGCAGCTACGGCGGCGGCTCGTTCCTGTTCGCAGTCGACCCGACCGACGCCGCCGTCTCGCAGGTCTGGAAAAACAAAGTCCAGGGCTACATGTCGACGCCGGTGATCATCGGCGGCCACGCCTACCTGCACCTGCGAAATCAGCGCTTCGCCTGCATCGACCTGGCGACCGGCAAGGAAGCCTGGGTCAGCACGCCGTTCGGGAAATACTGGAGCCTCGTCGTCCAGGGGGACCGCATCCTCGCCCTCGACGAAACCGGCGACCTGCGCCTCATCCGCGCGACGCCGGAAAAGTTCGATCTGCTCGACGAAGTCCACCTCACCGACGACTCCACCTGGGCCCACCTCGCCGTCGCTGGCCACGAGCTCTTCATCCGCGACCTGAAAGGCCTGACCGCCTGCCAGTGGAAGTAG
- a CDS encoding helix-turn-helix domain-containing protein, with protein MTPRELLTPKQVAQAIGVSESSLKRWCDRGALPTVRTVGGHRRLPLNGVLKFLQETGQTLVQPELLGLPPRCGQTPRSLSRAAEELLGALLEPNDELARRILFDLYLAGHRLATIFDYVVQPAFQEIGACWVRSEIAPFEERTACEIAQRILHELRLAWNLIDPLQPVALGGTLAGDEYRIPTSMVELVLLECRWRAFSLGTNLPAESYSAAILKHRPALVWLSISTIPDPDRFLHDYALVAQATHDAGVPLVIGGQALDESLRRQIRFTTFCENMQQLESFAETWLAAAGPPALLSDATP; from the coding sequence GTGACTCCCCGTGAACTTCTCACTCCGAAGCAGGTCGCCCAGGCCATCGGCGTCAGCGAATCCTCGCTCAAACGCTGGTGCGATCGGGGGGCGCTCCCCACCGTCCGCACCGTCGGCGGACACCGCCGGCTCCCCCTCAACGGCGTCCTCAAGTTCCTCCAGGAAACCGGACAAACCCTCGTCCAGCCCGAGCTACTCGGGCTCCCCCCCCGCTGCGGCCAGACCCCCCGCTCACTCTCCCGGGCCGCCGAAGAGCTCCTCGGCGCCCTCCTCGAACCCAACGACGAACTCGCCCGTCGCATCCTCTTCGACCTCTATCTCGCCGGACACCGACTCGCCACCATCTTCGACTACGTCGTCCAGCCGGCCTTCCAGGAAATCGGCGCCTGCTGGGTCCGCAGCGAAATCGCCCCCTTCGAAGAACGCACCGCCTGCGAAATTGCCCAGCGCATCCTCCACGAGCTCCGACTCGCCTGGAACCTCATCGATCCCCTGCAGCCCGTCGCGTTGGGCGGCACCCTCGCCGGCGACGAATACCGCATCCCCACCTCCATGGTCGAACTCGTCCTCCTCGAATGCCGCTGGCGGGCCTTCTCGCTCGGAACCAACCTCCCCGCCGAGTCCTATTCCGCCGCCATCCTCAAGCATCGACCCGCCCTCGTCTGGCTTAGCATCAGCACCATTCCCGATCCGGACCGGTTCCTCCACGACTACGCCCTCGTCGCCCAGGCCACCCACGACGCCGGCGTCCCCCTCGTGATCGGCGGCCAGGCGCTCGACGAGTCCCTCCGCCGGCAGATCCGCTTCACAACGTTTTGCGAGAACATGCAGCAGCTCGAATCCTTCGCCGAAACCTGGCTCGCCGCAGCCGGTCCCCCCGCGCTGCTCAGCGACGCCACACCCTGA
- a CDS encoding arylsulfatase translates to MTSHLCRLLLAALIAGLTTSAPATDSPNVVVFLADDLGYSDVGCYGGEIATPNLDQLAAGGLRFTQFYNTARCWPSRAVLLTGYYAQQVRRDTVPDLPYPTGGAGVRQPWAQLLPARLKSVGYRSYHSGKWHVDGKPVENGFDHSYWVQDQDRFFNPKVHYEDDVQLPPVEPDSGYYATVAIADHAVKCLKEHAERHAGTPFFHYVAFTCPHFPLQALREDVARYRGKFRHGWDALREDRLTRMKELGLVKCELSDRTPGVPAWDELTGAEQRAWEQRMEVHAAMVDRMDREIGRVLNQLLAMDAFDNTLILFASDNGASAEKILRGDGHDPTAPIGSAATYQCLEPGWANLANAPLRRSKIFVHEGGISTPLIACWVNGITSRGELRHTPAHLIDVVPTVLEVTGATLPEVFQNEPQPALPGHSLTPLFAEDGAAQHEDLWWFHSGNRAIRVGDWKLVSEGNEPWELFNLGIDRSETLNLAEGFPEKVEKLAARWEAKLAELRAVAERNPPPPRPAGSGPNKKGGKKAAKSE, encoded by the coding sequence ATGACATCCCACCTCTGCCGGCTCCTGCTCGCTGCACTGATCGCCGGGTTGACGACATCCGCTCCGGCGACCGACAGCCCCAACGTCGTCGTCTTTCTGGCCGATGACCTGGGCTATTCCGATGTCGGCTGCTACGGCGGCGAGATTGCCACGCCCAACCTCGACCAGCTCGCCGCCGGCGGTCTGCGGTTCACGCAGTTCTACAACACCGCCCGCTGCTGGCCCTCCCGCGCGGTGCTCCTGACCGGCTACTACGCCCAGCAGGTCCGTCGCGATACCGTCCCCGACCTCCCCTATCCCACCGGCGGAGCAGGCGTCCGGCAGCCCTGGGCGCAGCTCCTGCCCGCCCGGCTGAAGTCGGTCGGCTATCGCAGCTATCACTCGGGGAAGTGGCATGTCGACGGCAAGCCGGTCGAGAACGGCTTCGACCACTCGTACTGGGTTCAGGATCAGGATCGATTCTTCAACCCGAAGGTCCACTACGAAGACGACGTGCAGCTTCCCCCCGTCGAACCCGATTCCGGTTACTACGCCACCGTGGCGATTGCAGACCATGCGGTGAAGTGCCTGAAGGAGCACGCGGAGCGGCATGCGGGAACGCCGTTCTTCCACTACGTCGCCTTCACCTGCCCACACTTCCCGCTGCAGGCTCTCCGCGAAGACGTCGCCCGCTACCGCGGCAAGTTCCGCCACGGCTGGGATGCGCTCCGCGAAGATCGGTTGACGCGAATGAAAGAGCTGGGGCTGGTGAAGTGCGAACTCTCCGATCGCACTCCCGGCGTCCCCGCCTGGGACGAGCTGACCGGTGCGGAACAGCGGGCGTGGGAACAGCGGATGGAAGTCCACGCCGCGATGGTCGACCGGATGGACCGTGAGATCGGGCGGGTGCTCAATCAGCTTCTGGCGATGGATGCGTTCGACAACACGTTGATTCTGTTTGCGAGCGACAACGGCGCCAGCGCAGAAAAGATCCTGCGCGGCGATGGCCACGATCCGACGGCCCCCATCGGTTCCGCGGCGACCTACCAGTGCCTCGAACCGGGCTGGGCGAATCTGGCGAATGCACCGTTGCGGCGTTCGAAGATTTTCGTGCATGAAGGGGGAATCTCGACGCCGCTGATCGCCTGCTGGGTGAATGGGATCACGAGTCGGGGGGAGCTGCGGCATACGCCTGCGCATTTGATCGATGTGGTTCCGACGGTGCTGGAGGTGACAGGGGCGACGTTGCCGGAGGTGTTCCAGAATGAGCCGCAGCCGGCGTTGCCGGGTCACAGTCTGACGCCGTTGTTTGCCGAGGATGGGGCGGCGCAGCACGAGGATCTGTGGTGGTTCCATAGCGGGAACCGGGCGATCCGCGTGGGAGACTGGAAGCTGGTCAGCGAGGGGAACGAGCCGTGGGAGCTGTTCAATCTGGGGATCGACCGGAGCGAAACCCTGAATCTGGCGGAAGGTTTTCCGGAGAAGGTCGAAAAGCTGGCCGCCCGCTGGGAAGCGAAGCTGGCGGAGCTCCGAGCCGTCGCTGAACGCAATCCCCCCCCGCCGCGACCGGCCGGGAGCGGACCGAACAAGAAGGGCGGTAAGAAGGCGGCAAAATCGGAGTGA
- a CDS encoding efflux RND transporter permease subunit: MTHFFERRDPWGNGYAMWVVLALVFVAPLAWWSLKQTRLENDVENWLPAADPQLKVLRWAREQFPVEERIFLTWDDSSLGDARLSRLVEKLEGFTDAEGVKRSGLMHVSDVVEPREILRAMQEHSIEPREAVRRLEGTVLGAGPLRLQLTDAAKTRLRKVKAELAAAAKSKFGIELRFHDAQPNLAALVAVPLPEGEESRGHGAPAVLRPDGELSDETSLDHDLSVSFRGMRSGSPLTREVSAWLEQSTLGADDGTTGAEKLISRSFFVPGAPAAVAVSLSEVGLAEKREAILAIRAAAEAVGIPRDQLRLGGSAIAGTELNAEVKQAGWDKAQPLHLFHKRSVILTSALIGALMAFCMVRNLRLSALILFVAWFTPFLAVALVPVTGGSMNMVLVVMPSLLMLLTLSGAIHVANYWKHAALHNPATAVVETCKVSAAPCGLASLTTAIGLASLCTSPLAPVRDFGLYAAIGTLLSLGMVLYVLPALLQLWPARPPAREEVDNTVWRTFGRAMTHRPSLQAAVFLLVCGVASFGLTRFRTETKVIRYFPETSRVVQDYHFIEENLAGIVPVEVIVRFDEQAQGEQNFLQRMEVVRAIEEAFRQYSEVSGAISLADFQPVSAPPESDSFLAGKQYIKRANTIEERIREGQIPASRSFYTVAARPHDLDQPGDQGLNHPKDELWRISAQTAVMSETEYSRILNDLNQLTRNILRLHPGTEHVITGAVPLFLRTQVAVLESLVSSFGLAAVLILAVFVIRLRSLPAAIVAMIPNVVPITVVFGAISWFGHRVDIGTMITASIALGIAVDGTLHYLTWFQSGLKIGHSRNQAIADALMHCGPPMWQTSLVVAGGLLVLAPAELLLISRFGWLLSAMIFVALLADIMLLPNLLASPLGKLFEPRLAASKEPKPGIAEPATSATPSAVPAPHLSFEAPVRSSIRPEA, translated from the coding sequence ATGACGCACTTTTTCGAACGACGCGATCCGTGGGGCAACGGGTACGCCATGTGGGTCGTTCTGGCCCTCGTCTTTGTCGCGCCGCTCGCCTGGTGGTCCCTCAAGCAGACCCGGCTCGAAAACGACGTCGAGAACTGGCTTCCCGCCGCCGACCCCCAGCTTAAGGTTCTGCGCTGGGCGCGCGAGCAATTCCCCGTCGAAGAACGGATCTTCCTCACCTGGGACGACAGCTCCCTGGGCGACGCCCGCCTGTCCCGCCTCGTCGAGAAACTCGAAGGATTCACCGACGCCGAGGGGGTCAAACGCTCGGGTCTGATGCACGTGTCCGACGTCGTCGAACCGCGCGAAATCCTGCGAGCGATGCAGGAACACAGCATCGAACCGCGCGAAGCCGTCCGCCGCCTGGAAGGGACCGTCCTCGGAGCCGGCCCCTTGCGCCTGCAGCTCACCGATGCCGCCAAAACGCGCCTGCGGAAAGTGAAAGCCGAACTCGCCGCCGCCGCCAAATCGAAGTTCGGCATCGAACTCCGCTTTCATGACGCGCAGCCCAATCTGGCCGCCCTCGTCGCCGTCCCCCTCCCGGAAGGCGAAGAGTCCCGCGGGCACGGCGCACCCGCCGTATTGCGACCCGACGGGGAACTTTCGGACGAGACCTCGCTCGATCACGATCTCTCAGTCTCGTTCCGCGGCATGCGCTCCGGATCTCCGCTGACCCGCGAAGTCTCCGCCTGGCTCGAACAATCCACGCTCGGCGCCGACGACGGGACGACCGGCGCGGAAAAACTCATCTCGCGCTCCTTCTTCGTCCCCGGCGCCCCCGCGGCCGTCGCCGTCAGCCTCTCCGAAGTCGGCCTCGCCGAAAAACGCGAAGCAATCCTCGCCATCCGCGCGGCGGCTGAGGCCGTCGGAATTCCCCGCGATCAGTTGCGCCTCGGCGGCAGCGCCATCGCCGGCACCGAATTGAACGCCGAAGTCAAGCAGGCCGGGTGGGATAAGGCCCAGCCCCTGCACCTGTTTCATAAGCGGTCGGTGATTCTCACCTCGGCCCTGATCGGCGCGCTGATGGCCTTCTGCATGGTCCGCAACCTCCGACTGTCCGCCCTGATCCTCTTCGTCGCCTGGTTCACGCCGTTCCTCGCGGTTGCCCTGGTCCCTGTGACCGGGGGCTCGATGAATATGGTCCTCGTGGTGATGCCGTCGCTGCTGATGCTCCTGACCCTCTCGGGAGCCATCCATGTCGCCAACTACTGGAAACACGCCGCCCTGCACAATCCGGCCACCGCCGTCGTCGAAACCTGCAAAGTCTCCGCCGCCCCCTGCGGACTCGCCAGCCTGACGACCGCCATCGGCCTCGCCTCCCTGTGCACCAGCCCCCTTGCCCCCGTGCGCGACTTCGGCCTCTACGCCGCCATCGGCACGCTCCTGTCCCTCGGAATGGTCCTCTACGTCCTCCCCGCCCTGCTGCAGCTCTGGCCCGCCAGACCGCCCGCCCGCGAAGAAGTCGACAACACGGTCTGGCGAACCTTCGGCCGCGCCATGACCCACCGTCCGTCGCTCCAGGCCGCCGTCTTCCTGCTCGTCTGCGGCGTCGCCTCCTTCGGCCTCACCCGGTTCCGGACCGAGACCAAGGTCATCCGCTATTTCCCGGAGACCTCCCGCGTCGTCCAGGACTACCACTTCATCGAAGAAAACCTCGCCGGCATCGTCCCGGTCGAAGTCATCGTCCGCTTCGACGAGCAGGCTCAGGGAGAACAGAACTTCCTGCAGCGGATGGAAGTCGTCCGCGCCATCGAAGAAGCCTTCCGACAGTATTCCGAAGTCAGCGGCGCCATCTCCCTCGCCGACTTCCAGCCCGTCAGCGCCCCCCCGGAATCCGACTCGTTCCTGGCCGGCAAGCAGTACATCAAACGCGCCAACACCATCGAAGAGCGGATCCGCGAAGGACAGATCCCCGCCTCCCGCTCGTTCTACACCGTCGCCGCCCGGCCCCACGACCTCGACCAGCCCGGCGATCAGGGACTCAACCACCCGAAAGACGAGCTCTGGCGGATCAGCGCCCAGACCGCCGTCATGTCCGAAACCGAATACAGCCGCATTCTCAACGATCTCAATCAGCTCACCCGCAACATCCTTCGGCTGCACCCCGGCACCGAGCACGTCATCACCGGCGCCGTCCCCCTCTTCCTCCGAACCCAGGTCGCCGTCCTCGAAAGCCTCGTCTCCAGCTTCGGACTGGCTGCCGTGCTCATCCTCGCCGTCTTCGTCATCCGACTCCGCAGCCTCCCGGCCGCCATCGTCGCCATGATTCCCAACGTCGTGCCGATCACCGTCGTCTTCGGCGCCATCTCCTGGTTCGGACATCGCGTCGATATCGGCACCATGATCACCGCCTCCATCGCCCTCGGCATCGCGGTCGACGGAACCCTGCACTACCTCACCTGGTTCCAGAGCGGTCTGAAAATCGGCCATTCCAGGAATCAGGCCATCGCCGACGCCCTCATGCACTGCGGCCCGCCCATGTGGCAGACCAGCCTCGTGGTGGCGGGAGGGCTGCTCGTCCTCGCCCCGGCGGAACTGCTCCTGATCAGTCGCTTCGGCTGGCTGCTGTCGGCGATGATCTTCGTGGCCCTGCTCGCGGACATCATGCTCCTGCCGAACCTGCTCGCGTCACCCCTCGGCAAGCTGTTCGAGCCGCGCCTGGCGGCGAGCAAGGAACCGAAACCGGGCATCGCCGAGCCGGCCACCTCCGCGACTCCTTCGGCGGTCCCCGCGCCGCACCTGTCGTTTGAGGCCCCGGTGCGATCGTCGATCCGCCCGGAAGCCTGA
- the ltrA gene encoding group II intron reverse transcriptase/maturase, translated as MSVEQQQGGEYQRTFDFEGAEEFLRPGQNGEDGIQPVRCEERQSLTALTPARALTASLMEEVTSRENLNRAYRRVLANKGAPGGDGMTVQHLKTWIAEHKTALIACLLDGTYQPQPVRGVEIPKPGGGVRQLGIPTVVDRLVQQAILQVLERLLDPTFSASSFGFRAGRGAHQALAQASRYVAEGRTIVVDLDLEKFFDRVNHDILMSRLARRIADPRLLRIIRRFLEAGLLQHGVCIERHEGTPQGGPLSPLLANLLLDDLDQELERRGHKFCRYADDCNIYVRSQAAGERVLSTVTQFLEGRLRLRVNPAKSAVAPVQERKFLGHRLLPDGTLTIAPKSLERAQDRVREITRRNRGVSLDQQIQELNSFLTGWVTYFRHAKARSALAELGGWVRRKLRCVRLKQRKRAKSITDFLHDLGVPWNRCWTTAASGKGWWRMAHTPAAQQGMSNAWFQSLGLVDPLERYLRLQH; from the coding sequence ATGAGCGTGGAGCAGCAGCAAGGCGGAGAATACCAGCGGACCTTCGACTTCGAAGGTGCGGAGGAGTTTCTGCGCCCCGGCCAGAACGGCGAGGACGGCATCCAACCTGTTCGGTGCGAGGAGCGGCAATCGCTCACGGCGTTGACCCCAGCACGAGCCTTGACCGCAAGTCTGATGGAGGAGGTGACCAGCCGTGAGAATTTGAACCGAGCGTACCGCCGCGTGCTGGCGAACAAGGGGGCTCCGGGAGGGGACGGGATGACTGTCCAGCATCTGAAGACCTGGATCGCCGAACACAAGACGGCGCTCATTGCCTGTCTGTTGGACGGAACCTATCAACCACAACCGGTCCGTGGGGTGGAAATCCCGAAGCCCGGGGGCGGGGTGCGACAATTGGGCATCCCGACCGTGGTGGACCGTCTGGTGCAACAGGCCATCCTGCAAGTGTTGGAACGACTCCTGGACCCGACATTCTCAGCGTCAAGTTTTGGCTTTCGCGCGGGACGCGGGGCGCACCAGGCACTGGCGCAAGCCAGTCGCTATGTGGCGGAGGGCCGCACCATCGTGGTGGACCTCGACCTGGAGAAGTTCTTCGACCGCGTCAATCACGACATCCTGATGTCGCGTCTGGCTCGTCGGATTGCCGACCCGCGTCTACTGCGGATCATCCGCCGCTTCCTGGAAGCGGGGTTGCTGCAGCACGGCGTGTGTATCGAACGACACGAGGGGACGCCTCAAGGGGGACCGTTATCCCCCTTGCTGGCGAACCTGCTCCTGGACGATTTGGACCAGGAACTCGAACGGCGGGGACACAAGTTCTGTCGGTACGCCGACGACTGCAATATCTACGTGCGGTCGCAGGCAGCGGGAGAACGAGTGCTTTCGACAGTGACACAGTTCCTGGAAGGGCGCTTGCGACTGCGAGTCAATCCGGCGAAGAGTGCGGTGGCTCCCGTGCAGGAACGGAAGTTCCTGGGACATCGGCTCCTGCCCGACGGCACGCTGACCATCGCCCCGAAAAGTCTGGAGCGTGCGCAGGATCGCGTCCGCGAAATCACTCGTCGCAACCGAGGCGTCAGCCTTGACCAACAGATCCAGGAACTCAACTCCTTCCTGACAGGCTGGGTGACGTACTTTCGCCATGCGAAAGCGCGGTCCGCTCTGGCAGAACTGGGCGGTTGGGTTCGGCGGAAACTGCGGTGCGTGCGACTGAAACAGCGGAAGCGGGCCAAATCGATCACCGACTTCCTGCACGATCTGGGTGTTCCCTGGAACCGTTGCTGGACGACGGCGGCGAGCGGCAAAGGCTGGTGGCGGATGGCTCACACCCCCGCTGCCCAGCAAGGCATGAGCAACGCCTGGTTCCAATCTCTGGGACTGGTCGATCCTCTGGAAAGATACTTACGGCTCCAACATTAA